GATGTGCGTGCAGGTCGGCGGGATGCTGGCCGGCGAGGTCGTGAAGCTCATCACCGGGGCGGGAGAACCGCTGCTCGGACGCCTCGCGATCATCGACTCTCTCGCGGCGCGACAGCACGAGATCGCGATCCGATCGGCGGTGTCGGCATGAGCGCCGCGAACGGACTGCGCCGGTCGGTCGAGGAGCAGCTCGCGCTGGTGCTCGCCGCCCTCCGCCCGCTGCCGACAGAGGCGCGCGCGATCCGGGACGCCGCCCACCGCACGCTCGCCGAACCCGCCACGGCGGCGCACGACATCCCGCTCTTCGACAACTCGGCCATGGACGGCTTCGCCGTGCGAGCAACGGATGTCGCCGCGGCATCCCCCGAGAACCCGGTCGTCCTGCGGGTGGTGGCCGACCTTCCCGCCGGGGTCTCCGACGACCCGGCACTGGCCGCGGGCGAAGCGGCGCGCATCATGACCGGCTCCCCCACGCCGACCGATGCCGACGCGATCGTGCCCTTCGAGGACACCGCCGGCGGTCTCGCCGACTCGCTCGGCGAGGTGCGCGTGCTGCACGCGCCGGCGAAACCCGGTGCGTTCGTCCGCCGCCGCGGTGCCGACCTGCACGCCGGCGACGCGGTGGTGCTCGCCGGCGAGCGGCTCGGCGCCTTCCAGCTGTCCGCCGCCGTCGCCGCCGGGGTCGAGACCGTCACGGTGACCCGCGCACCCCGGGTGGCCGTCGTATCGACCGGCAGCGAACTGCTGGAGCCGGGCGAAGCGGCACAACGCGGGCGCATCCCGGATTCGAACGGACCTCTGCTGGAGCTCCTCGTCGCGGATGCCGACGCCGAGGTCGTGCTCGTCGCGCGGGTCGCCGACGATGCGGATGCCGTCCGAGCCGTCACCGAGACAGCCGTCGAGCGCGGCGCCGACGTGATCGTGTTCACCGGCGGTGTCAGCGCGGGAGCCTACGAGCCCGTGCGCGGGGCGTTCGACGGACGGGGCGAGGTCGAGTTCGCAAGTGTCGCCATGCAACCGGGCAAGCCCCAGGCCTTCGGCGTGCTCGACACCGGCACTCTGGTGTTCGGGCTGCCCGGTAACCCCGTGAGTGTGGCGGTGTCGTTCGAGGTGTTCGTGCGCCCCGCGCTGCTGGCGCTGCAGGGTCGCTCCGAGATCCATCGGCCGCGTGCACCCTTCACCGCGGATGCCGCGTGGACCACCCCACCCGGACGACGCCAGTACCTGCCCGCCGTCGTCGACCTCGCGCGTCGGACGGTGCGTCCAGCCACCGCGGGCGGCTCGGGGTCGCACCTCGCCGGAGGCCTGGCCCGCGCTCAGGCCTTCGCGATCGTGCCCGCCGAGATCGACGCCGTCGCCGAGGGCGACGTGATCGATGTCATGCTGGTCGGATGAGCTTCACGCACCTCGATTCGGCCGGCCATGCCCACATGGTCGACGTGACCGGCAAGCAGCCGACCGTCCGCACCGCCACGGCCCGCGGATTCGTGCGCTGCAGTCCCGAGGTCATCGCGGCGCTGCGTGACGGCACCGCGCCCAAGGGCGACGTGCTCGCGGTCGCCCGCATCGCCGGCATCCAGGGCGCCAAGTCGACACCCGCTCTGCTGCCCCTCGCCCATGTGATCGGCGTGCACCGCGCCTCGGTCGAACTCGACATCGTCGACGACGGCGTGCACGTCGAGGCGACCGTCGGCACCGCCGACCGCACCGGTGTCGAGATGGAAGCCCTCACGGCCGTCTCGGTGAGCGCCCTCGCGATCGTCGACATGATCAAGGGCCTCGACCGCTCGGTCGTGATCGAAGACGTGCGCATCGTCGCGAAGTCGGGCGGGCGCTCGGGCGACTGGGTGCGCGAGGGAGAGTCGTGATGACCACCCGCGTCCGCTATTTCGCTGCGGCCGCCGAGGCCGCGGGCACCGACGCCGAGGACCGCGGCGAGCGCTCACTGGCGGAGTTGCGGGCCGCCGTCGTCGCCGACCATCCGGCGCTCGCCGACATCCTGCCGCGATGCGCGGTGATGGTCGACGGCGTGCGCAGCGACGACGACCGGCCGCTGGATGACGCGCAGCTGATCGACGTGCTGCCGCCGTTCGCCGGGGGCTGAGCCGGCGCCCCACTCGGCGGGCGCCCCGCGGGTGACTCAGCCGCGCTCGCGGACACCCCAGAAGTCCGATTGCGCTTCACAAGTCCACGGACGCCGCAAACGGACTCCGGGAGCGCATGCGGACTTCGGAAGCGCACGCAGGCGCTTCACAAGTCACATTGCGCTTCACACGTCCACGGACGCCGCAAACGGACTCCGCAAGCGCATACGGACTTCGGAAGCGCACGCGGGCGCCCCGCAAGTCCCATTGCGCTTCACAAGTCCGCAGACGCCGCAAACGGACTGCGGAAGCGCACACGGACTCCAAAAGCGCACACGGACTGCGAAAGCGCACACGCCGCCACCCGGCTGACTCGAACCGCGGCTCAGCCCCCGATGCCCTTCCACGACGTGGACCCGTCGGACTCGACCTGTCGCTTCCACACCGGCAGCGACTGCTTGATGTCCTCGATCACCGCGCGGCACACCTCGAAGGCCTCGGCCCGATGCTCGGCGGCGACCGCGATCACGACGGCCGCATCTCCGACGTCGAGGCGACCGACGCGGTGGCTCACAGCGACGACCACCCTGGCATCGCCGACGGCATCCGCCCCCGCCTGCTCGGCGAGGCCACGCAGCGCGATCTCCGCATCGGGATGCGCGCTGTATTCGAGGCCGACCACGGCCGTCGTCGCATCCGGGTCGTTGTCGCGCACACGGCCGATGAATGTCGTGACGCCGCCCAGGGCCGGGTCATCGACCGCCGCGAGGTGGGCCTCGACGTCGAGCGGCTCCTCGGAGATAGCCGCGATCCGCACCTCGTTCACGAGTGATCACCGCCCTCGACCTGGTCGACGAC
This genomic interval from Microbacterium hydrocarbonoxydans contains the following:
- the moaC gene encoding cyclic pyranopterin monophosphate synthase MoaC — its product is MSFTHLDSAGHAHMVDVTGKQPTVRTATARGFVRCSPEVIAALRDGTAPKGDVLAVARIAGIQGAKSTPALLPLAHVIGVHRASVELDIVDDGVHVEATVGTADRTGVEMEALTAVSVSALAIVDMIKGLDRSVVIEDVRIVAKSGGRSGDWVREGES
- a CDS encoding MoaD/ThiS family protein, which codes for MTTRVRYFAAAAEAAGTDAEDRGERSLAELRAAVVADHPALADILPRCAVMVDGVRSDDDRPLDDAQLIDVLPPFAGG
- a CDS encoding molybdenum cofactor biosynthesis protein MoaE, whose amino-acid sequence is MNEVRIAAISEEPLDVEAHLAAVDDPALGGVTTFIGRVRDNDPDATTAVVGLEYSAHPDAEIALRGLAEQAGADAVGDARVVVAVSHRVGRLDVGDAAVVIAVAAEHRAEAFEVCRAVIEDIKQSLPVWKRQVESDGSTSWKGIGG
- the glp gene encoding gephyrin-like molybdotransferase Glp translates to MSAANGLRRSVEEQLALVLAALRPLPTEARAIRDAAHRTLAEPATAAHDIPLFDNSAMDGFAVRATDVAAASPENPVVLRVVADLPAGVSDDPALAAGEAARIMTGSPTPTDADAIVPFEDTAGGLADSLGEVRVLHAPAKPGAFVRRRGADLHAGDAVVLAGERLGAFQLSAAVAAGVETVTVTRAPRVAVVSTGSELLEPGEAAQRGRIPDSNGPLLELLVADADAEVVLVARVADDADAVRAVTETAVERGADVIVFTGGVSAGAYEPVRGAFDGRGEVEFASVAMQPGKPQAFGVLDTGTLVFGLPGNPVSVAVSFEVFVRPALLALQGRSEIHRPRAPFTADAAWTTPPGRRQYLPAVVDLARRTVRPATAGGSGSHLAGGLARAQAFAIVPAEIDAVAEGDVIDVMLVG